In a single window of the Chondrocystis sp. NIES-4102 genome:
- a CDS encoding transposase, translating into MIYNYQYRLKPTTEHKLVLNDWLRICQYWYNRQLGERFDWWEQNRSYIDRCLLVCHLPELKDKPEFYGQKKQLPVIKQDLVIVGWSGELLDFNSVPSQTLQEVCKRVKLAFERFIAGDSKGKRSGKPRYKNTARFRSIVFDSFKLHSCSVGGKWLYLSLPKIGIINVRHHRPLPNGAVLKQAQIIKKSDGWYINLRLQDDSVPDFKSNITPSWNNSLGMDAVLHEDDYLATSEGVKLPSLKSFRSSRDKLAKVSKRKSTKKKGSKSRRKLAKREAKLHSSIARARKDHAYNTAHALLKTGKKVFFHEKLNLVGLSRRNKAKTDTNGKFLPNGQSAKSGLNKSWADAAFGQFFNILKFKAEKAGALVIPVNPQYTSMLLPYKDEFVFTDCGIREYWDEELNLLIDRDVSASINVKRVGLDLFPTIKRCKGNPVVIASTTNSTLKEVLSTLRGLEKPALYSKS; encoded by the coding sequence TTGATTTACAATTATCAGTACCGACTAAAGCCCACTACAGAACACAAGCTAGTACTCAATGACTGGCTTCGGATTTGTCAGTATTGGTATAATCGACAGCTTGGCGAGCGGTTTGACTGGTGGGAACAAAATCGTAGCTACATTGATAGATGTCTTTTGGTATGTCATTTGCCTGAACTCAAGGACAAACCTGAGTTTTACGGACAGAAAAAGCAGTTACCCGTAATCAAACAAGATTTGGTTATTGTAGGCTGGAGTGGTGAATTGCTAGATTTTAACTCTGTGCCATCTCAAACACTACAAGAGGTGTGCAAAAGAGTCAAACTAGCTTTTGAGCGGTTCATTGCTGGTGATTCAAAAGGAAAGCGTAGTGGAAAACCAAGATATAAAAACACTGCTCGTTTTAGGTCAATAGTGTTTGACTCCTTCAAACTACATTCTTGTTCTGTTGGAGGCAAATGGCTTTATTTATCATTACCTAAAATTGGCATAATCAATGTGCGCCATCATCGTCCACTGCCTAATGGTGCAGTATTAAAGCAAGCACAGATAATCAAAAAAAGTGACGGATGGTATATTAATCTACGGCTTCAAGATGATTCTGTACCTGACTTCAAATCAAATATTACTCCCAGTTGGAATAATTCCTTGGGGATGGATGCAGTACTGCATGAAGATGATTATCTGGCTACCAGCGAAGGTGTTAAATTGCCTAGCCTTAAGTCTTTTCGCTCCTCACGAGACAAGCTAGCCAAGGTATCAAAACGCAAATCTACCAAAAAGAAAGGTAGTAAATCAAGACGAAAACTAGCAAAACGGGAAGCAAAACTTCACTCCTCAATAGCTAGAGCTAGAAAAGATCACGCTTACAATACTGCCCACGCGCTACTGAAAACGGGCAAAAAAGTTTTCTTTCATGAAAAGCTCAATCTTGTTGGGTTGAGTCGAAGGAATAAAGCAAAAACTGATACTAATGGTAAATTTTTACCTAATGGGCAGTCGGCGAAATCAGGATTAAATAAGTCTTGGGCTGATGCTGCTTTTGGTCAGTTTTTCAACATACTGAAGTTCAAAGCTGAAAAAGCTGGGGCTTTGGTAATACCTGTAAATCCACAATACACCTCAATGTTGTTGCCGTACAAAGATGAGTTTGTCTTTACTGATTGCGGTATTCGGGAGTATTGGGATGAAGAATTAAACCTTTTGATTGATAGAGACGTTTCAGCCTCTATCAATGTCAAGAGAGTGGGGCTGGACTTGTTCCCCACTATAAAACGCTGTAAAGGGAATCCAGTAGTGATTGCATCTACTACTAATAGTACCTTAAAGGAAGTTCTCTCTACCCTCCGAGGTTTGGAGAAGCCAGCGTTATACTCGAAGAGTTAA